One region of Bacteroidota bacterium genomic DNA includes:
- a CDS encoding glycosyltransferase yields the protein MGKEKKIKISEKPVIYVAIPAMNELESLPHTINSIISQSYKKFHVYVCVNQPEEWWEDDEKIKICKNNVKTVEYLHSISKCSVTVIDKCTKGNGWIPTRGGVGWARKLVMDKIKEDSKSTDLIISLDADTIFYSEYFQSIVDSFNEFPQITAISVPYYHNLEKNYELDRAMLRYEIYMRYYAINMHRIGSPYSFTALGSAIALPVWVYVVVSGITPKKAGEDFYFLQKLRKYGIVLNHNSQKVHPKTRYSDRVDFGTGPALIKGSKGNWESYPIYDYKLFDNVETTYQLFNDLFKDDLETPMTEFLYGQFKSENIWQPLRQNYNTKKLFVKACHSKVDGLRILQYLKSEQQKVESKDEDILKDFMLNFLSKDELKDFEYDLKYLSFEFSNNYVLNRIRNLLENVEEKLQRKEIKRIKEGEWI from the coding sequence TCATGTTTATGTGTGTGTAAACCAACCAGAGGAATGGTGGGAAGATGATGAGAAAATAAAAATATGCAAGAATAATGTAAAGACTGTTGAATATTTACATTCCATAAGTAAATGTTCTGTAACAGTCATTGATAAATGTACAAAAGGCAATGGATGGATTCCTACAAGAGGAGGAGTAGGCTGGGCTCGAAAGCTCGTTATGGACAAAATAAAAGAGGATTCCAAATCCACAGATTTAATAATAAGTCTTGATGCTGATACAATATTTTATTCGGAATATTTTCAATCTATTGTTGATTCCTTTAATGAATTTCCCCAAATTACTGCTATTTCAGTACCCTATTACCACAACCTTGAAAAAAATTATGAGCTTGATAGGGCAATGTTGAGATACGAAATTTATATGCGTTATTATGCAATTAATATGCATAGGATTGGTTCCCCTTATTCTTTTACAGCACTTGGATCTGCAATAGCACTTCCCGTTTGGGTTTATGTTGTGGTATCTGGAATTACTCCCAAAAAAGCAGGAGAAGATTTCTATTTTCTTCAAAAATTAAGGAAATATGGAATTGTTTTAAACCATAATTCTCAAAAAGTACATCCAAAAACAAGATATTCCGATAGGGTTGATTTTGGAACAGGACCAGCATTGATAAAAGGAAGTAAAGGTAACTGGGAAAGTTATCCAATTTATGATTATAAATTATTTGATAATGTTGAAACCACTTATCAGCTTTTTAATGATTTGTTTAAAGACGATTTAGAAACACCAATGACTGAATTTCTTTATGGGCAATTTAAAAGTGAAAATATTTGGCAACCATTACGACAAAATTATAATACTAAGAAACTATTTGTAAAAGCTTGTCATTCAAAAGTTGATGGATTGCGAATATTACAGTATTTGAAAAGTGAACAGCAAAAAGTTGAGAGCAAGGATGAAGATATTTTGAAAGATTTTATGCTTAATTTTTTATCAAAGGATGAATTAAAGGATTTTGAATATGATCTTAAATATCTTTCTTTTGAGTTTTCAAATAATTATGTTCTTAACAGAATCAGGAATCTTTTAGAAAATGTAGAAGAAAAACTTCAGCGAAAAGAAATAAAAAGAATAAAAGAAGGGGAATGGATTTAA